The Spirosoma radiotolerans genome has a window encoding:
- a CDS encoding LptF/LptG family permease, translating into MKKIDKLVLGSFWGPFFLTLGVVIFIFLMRLLMFYIDEFVSKDLDMATFGRLLFYFALLTIPTALPLAVLLSSLMTFGNLGEFFELTALKSAGISLTRAMRPLLVVATFISAFSFWFNNSVAPWANLKGYSLLYDIKTAKATLNLKEGIFYNDLPGYSIKVDHKVKAGKNSATGDLLKGLVIYKHSASGIESGNREIILADSGRMYTDKDRTYLVFQLFNGNDYQEYSDNSVSYASNGSAAQGAQFMRNGFKDYRLVISLESFGIKRTDENQFEYHEYMKDLKQLSALTDSLRRDYTNTSLTVAGTSRQYYTYQFKADAVLKQKQVRDGKWVDSLLRKQTIATQDLAQMALNQAQNILSYSTSNVTYLNEKEKNVWRYELESHHKFTQAVSVFVMFLIGASMGAIIKKGGFGLPVLIAIVFFIFLYILTIAGDKYAKDGLVWVPIGAWMANLVLFPLGLLLMQRARHDSRLFDKDVYLIAWEKLKNRTLIRNKA; encoded by the coding sequence ATGAAAAAGATAGATAAGTTAGTACTCGGCTCATTTTGGGGGCCGTTTTTTTTGACACTTGGCGTCGTCATCTTTATCTTCCTGATGAGGCTGCTGATGTTTTACATCGACGAGTTCGTCTCTAAAGACCTCGACATGGCCACCTTCGGCCGTCTGCTTTTTTACTTTGCTTTATTGACCATCCCTACAGCATTGCCGTTAGCCGTGCTTCTGTCATCGTTAATGACGTTTGGGAATCTGGGCGAATTTTTTGAACTGACAGCGCTCAAAAGTGCGGGGATATCACTCACCCGGGCCATGCGCCCTTTACTGGTTGTCGCTACGTTTATCAGCGCGTTCTCATTCTGGTTCAATAATTCGGTAGCACCCTGGGCTAATCTGAAAGGATATAGTTTGCTCTATGATATAAAAACAGCCAAAGCCACACTAAACTTAAAAGAAGGTATTTTCTACAACGATTTGCCGGGCTACAGTATCAAGGTTGACCATAAAGTAAAAGCAGGTAAAAATAGTGCCACCGGCGATCTGCTGAAAGGATTGGTTATTTATAAGCACTCCGCAAGTGGTATCGAGTCGGGTAATCGCGAAATTATCCTGGCCGATTCCGGGCGGATGTACACCGATAAAGATCGGACATACCTCGTGTTTCAGCTTTTCAACGGCAACGATTACCAGGAGTATTCAGACAACAGTGTTAGTTATGCCAGCAACGGATCGGCGGCTCAGGGGGCTCAGTTCATGCGAAACGGGTTTAAGGACTATCGGCTTGTGATTAGTCTGGAGTCGTTTGGCATCAAGCGTACCGACGAAAACCAGTTTGAGTACCACGAGTACATGAAAGATCTCAAGCAGTTGTCAGCGTTGACGGACTCCCTGCGAAGAGATTATACCAACACCAGTCTGACTGTTGCGGGTACCTCCCGCCAGTATTATACCTATCAGTTCAAGGCCGATGCTGTATTGAAACAGAAGCAGGTGAGGGACGGGAAATGGGTGGACTCGCTCCTTCGAAAACAAACCATCGCAACGCAAGATCTAGCCCAAATGGCGCTGAATCAGGCTCAGAATATTTTGTCATACTCCACCTCGAACGTTACGTACCTGAATGAAAAGGAAAAGAACGTATGGCGGTATGAGTTAGAAAGTCATCATAAGTTCACCCAGGCCGTGTCGGTCTTTGTCATGTTTCTGATTGGTGCGTCGATGGGAGCCATTATTAAAAAGGGCGGATTTGGGTTGCCCGTGCTGATTGCCATCGTGTTCTTTATATTTCTATACATATTGACCATTGCGGGCGACAAGTACGCCAAGGACGGTTTGGTATGGGTGCCGATTGGTGCCTGGATGGCTAACCTGGTTCTATTTCCACTTGGGCTACTGCTTATGCAACGCGCCCGGCACGACTCCCGTCTGTTCGATAAAGATGTGTATCTGATTGCCTGGGAGAAGTTGAAAAACCGTACGTTGATTCGTAATAAGGCGTAA
- the rpsO gene encoding 30S ribosomal protein S15, which translates to MYLTTEKKQEIFSTSGYAKSATDTGSAESQIALFTYRISHLTAHLKVHKHDYGTQLGLLKLVGKRRRLLNYLLKKDITRYRAILVALGLRK; encoded by the coding sequence ATGTATCTAACGACCGAAAAAAAACAGGAGATCTTCTCCACCTCGGGTTATGCCAAAAGCGCCACTGACACCGGGTCGGCCGAATCCCAGATCGCGCTTTTTACCTATCGGATCAGTCATTTGACTGCTCACCTGAAAGTTCATAAGCACGATTACGGCACTCAACTGGGTTTGTTAAAATTGGTTGGTAAGCGCCGGCGTTTGCTGAACTATCTCCTCAAAAAGGACATTACGCGGTACCGGGCTATCCTGGTCGCACTGGGACTCCGAAAGTAA
- a CDS encoding helix-turn-helix domain-containing protein yields the protein MKRFKTISELLQFRQLPKPGHPLISVFRLESVERSRLSEPASWCYDFYAIGLKHVANVQQIKVKYGQQTFDYDEGILSFVAPNQVLSLSLDPDAVQLKQSGWMLLIHPDFLWNTSLANSISHYDFWDYSVHEALFLSEAEEAVLATILQTIQHECCANLDTFSKRIILSHLETLLNYADRFYHRQFITREKANHQLLERMERVLSDSFSQRDLRANGLPTVGYLAEALHVSPKYLSSLLKVLTGQTAQQHIHDKLIEQAKEKLSTTELSISEIAYELGFEHLPSFSKLFKAKTTQTPLAFRASFR from the coding sequence ATGAAACGCTTTAAGACCATCAGCGAGTTGCTCCAATTTCGCCAACTGCCCAAACCTGGTCATCCGCTGATCAGCGTTTTCAGGCTGGAGTCAGTTGAGCGCTCAAGGCTGAGTGAACCGGCTTCCTGGTGCTACGATTTCTATGCCATAGGCCTCAAACACGTCGCTAATGTCCAGCAAATCAAGGTCAAATACGGTCAGCAAACGTTTGATTATGATGAGGGTATTTTATCCTTCGTGGCCCCTAACCAGGTGTTGAGTCTTTCCCTGGATCCGGACGCGGTACAACTCAAACAATCAGGGTGGATGCTTCTAATCCACCCCGATTTTCTGTGGAACACCTCCTTGGCCAATTCCATCAGCCACTATGATTTCTGGGACTACTCGGTGCACGAAGCCTTATTTCTCTCCGAAGCGGAAGAGGCCGTGTTGGCTACGATTCTGCAAACGATTCAGCACGAGTGTTGTGCCAACCTGGATACCTTTAGTAAACGCATTATCCTCTCGCATCTGGAAACACTACTGAACTATGCTGATCGATTTTACCATCGGCAGTTTATCACCCGGGAGAAGGCCAATCATCAGCTTCTGGAACGGATGGAACGTGTGTTAAGCGATTCGTTTAGCCAGCGGGATCTACGGGCTAACGGCTTGCCTACGGTGGGCTACCTTGCCGAGGCCTTACATGTATCCCCCAAATACTTGAGCAGTTTGCTCAAAGTGCTCACTGGTCAAACGGCCCAGCAGCATATTCATGATAAGCTGATCGAGCAGGCCAAAGAAAAGCTGTCGACTACCGAGTTAAGCATCAGTGAGATCGCCTATGAGTTAGGCTTCGAACATCTGCCCTCGTTTAGTAAGCTTTTCAAAGCCAAAACGACCCAAACTCCATTGGCCTTTCGAGCCTCCTTTCGGTAA
- a CDS encoding SDR family oxidoreductase, which produces MNQMESNQYQDQDLAGKTALVTGGTKGIGKAIADKLRQAGAQVLITARHHPGETNLANHFIEADITQPQQVDKLAQTINETFGGLDMLINNVGGVTAPGGGFSSLTDQHWESELQFNLLTAIRLDRALLPNMIQKKSGVIIHVSSVAGVKPVWYHNLAYAVSKAGLNAYSKALSNELAPKGVRVLTVSPGATNTPLMQQLIQNFAATSGLSAEEAFQRMATQAGGIPMGRMAEPEEVASLVHYLVSPAASYLTGANYLIDGGTVPVV; this is translated from the coding sequence ATGAATCAGATGGAAAGCAACCAATATCAGGACCAGGATCTGGCCGGTAAAACGGCTTTAGTAACGGGCGGTACCAAAGGCATTGGCAAAGCCATTGCGGATAAGTTAAGGCAAGCAGGTGCCCAGGTTCTTATTACAGCCCGGCATCACCCCGGGGAGACCAATTTGGCCAATCATTTTATTGAAGCCGATATCACCCAGCCTCAACAGGTAGACAAGCTGGCCCAAACCATCAACGAAACATTTGGGGGCCTGGATATGCTTATCAACAATGTTGGCGGAGTGACTGCGCCCGGTGGTGGATTTAGTAGCCTAACGGACCAACACTGGGAGAGCGAGTTGCAATTTAACTTGCTGACTGCCATTCGGCTGGATCGAGCGCTGTTACCCAACATGATCCAGAAAAAAAGCGGGGTGATTATTCACGTTTCGTCGGTGGCTGGTGTAAAGCCCGTATGGTATCACAATTTGGCGTATGCCGTCTCAAAAGCGGGACTAAATGCTTATAGCAAAGCCCTGTCGAATGAACTTGCTCCCAAAGGCGTACGCGTGCTGACCGTATCGCCAGGGGCAACCAATACGCCACTGATGCAGCAACTCATCCAGAATTTTGCGGCCACTTCCGGACTAAGTGCTGAGGAAGCCTTTCAACGAATGGCCACGCAAGCTGGCGGCATTCCAATGGGTCGAATGGCGGAACCGGAGGAAGTCGCTTCGCTGGTTCATTATCTGGTTTCACCAGCAGCGTCCTACTTGACCGGCGCTAACTATTTGATTGATGGGGGTACTGTGCCAGTGGTATAA
- a CDS encoding family 43 glycosylhydrolase, with product MNPLNVTGLTSLLVLLITQTVLAQIGRPFIHDPSTIAECDGKYYTFGTGGGGLISEDGWTWHGGGVRPGGGAAPDVLKIGDRYLVVYGATGGAGNHKGAILTMWNKTLDPKSPDFKYSEPVVVATSDGYEENDAIDPGVLLDPTTGRLWLTYGTYFGYTRLIELDPKTGKLKAGNKPVDVAIVCEASTLVYRDGWYYLLATHGSCCDGANSTYNVVVGRSKKITGPYLDNVGRSMLEGGGKLVVATRGGLIGPGHFGHIILENGVEKMSIHYEADLEQGGRSVLGILPVVWKNGWPVGGEKFKEGTYEIESVRRGYGLELAVDFTRMAVGPRGFGQPNNDPIKPVQAQQLDDVVKNWPTGPIKLRIGDYMSRPHQKWTITDAADTTGYLGGPYYKIVLAGTDRALAATPDAEVLTVPAFTGTPEQLWRIDQLTDGTYRIMPKIIPNSAKKLVLVSSGDSTPTLAEFDFNSDNSKWNFRAH from the coding sequence ATGAATCCACTGAACGTAACTGGCCTGACAAGTTTACTAGTTTTATTGATAACACAGACCGTACTAGCCCAGATCGGAAGACCATTTATCCATGATCCCTCAACGATCGCCGAATGTGACGGCAAGTATTACACCTTCGGCACAGGCGGTGGCGGATTAATATCCGAAGATGGCTGGACATGGCATGGTGGTGGGGTGAGACCGGGTGGTGGAGCGGCTCCTGATGTTCTCAAAATTGGGGATCGTTACCTGGTCGTTTATGGAGCAACCGGTGGTGCAGGCAACCACAAAGGAGCTATTCTTACCATGTGGAACAAGACATTAGATCCAAAATCTCCCGATTTTAAGTATTCTGAACCGGTTGTGGTGGCTACCTCGGATGGCTATGAAGAGAATGACGCCATAGACCCTGGTGTCCTGTTAGATCCTACTACCGGACGCCTTTGGCTAACCTATGGCACCTATTTTGGCTACACGCGCCTGATTGAATTAGATCCTAAAACAGGAAAACTCAAGGCCGGCAACAAACCCGTGGATGTAGCTATAGTTTGTGAAGCCAGCACGTTAGTCTACCGCGACGGTTGGTACTACTTACTTGCCACGCATGGCAGTTGTTGCGATGGGGCCAACTCTACCTACAATGTGGTGGTGGGTCGATCTAAAAAGATAACCGGTCCTTACCTGGATAATGTAGGCAGAAGCATGTTGGAAGGGGGTGGTAAGCTGGTGGTGGCTACCCGGGGAGGATTAATAGGCCCCGGGCATTTTGGACACATCATATTAGAGAATGGCGTTGAAAAAATGTCTATCCATTATGAAGCCGATTTAGAGCAGGGTGGGCGAAGCGTATTGGGCATCCTGCCGGTGGTTTGGAAAAATGGCTGGCCTGTTGGAGGTGAAAAGTTTAAAGAAGGTACGTATGAAATCGAATCCGTACGAAGAGGATATGGACTAGAGTTGGCCGTTGATTTTACTAGAATGGCCGTTGGGCCACGGGGGTTTGGTCAGCCCAACAATGACCCTATAAAACCCGTTCAGGCTCAACAATTAGACGATGTAGTGAAAAACTGGCCAACCGGTCCTATTAAGTTGAGAATAGGTGACTACATGTCCCGTCCCCACCAAAAATGGACGATTACAGATGCGGCTGATACGACCGGCTATTTAGGTGGACCCTATTATAAAATTGTACTTGCCGGAACCGATCGGGCATTAGCGGCCACTCCCGATGCAGAAGTACTCACCGTACCGGCATTCACCGGCACCCCCGAACAATTATGGCGAATCGATCAATTGACGGATGGCACCTACCGAATAATGCCCAAGATCATACCGAACTCGGCAAAGAAGTTAGTGCTGGTATCTTCCGGAGACAGCACACCGACCTTGGCAGAATTTGACTTTAACAGCGATAATTCGAAATGGAATTTCCGGGCTCACTAA
- a CDS encoding START-like domain-containing protein, with protein sequence MEKFKFIAEYELRASPKMLFPYISTASGLSQWFASKVNTMPEQRYDFQWDNESHIARQVSMRQNKGVRFEFLETAENGSDNNYVDFRVDQSELTQSTFLRITDYSTTTDEEELQDLWDGLMYKLKEIVGS encoded by the coding sequence ATGGAGAAATTTAAGTTTATTGCCGAATACGAACTTCGGGCATCTCCCAAAATGCTGTTCCCTTACATCAGCACAGCATCCGGCTTATCGCAGTGGTTTGCCAGCAAGGTAAATACAATGCCTGAGCAACGATACGATTTTCAATGGGACAACGAAAGCCACATTGCCAGGCAGGTATCCATGCGGCAGAATAAGGGGGTGCGTTTTGAATTTCTGGAAACCGCCGAAAATGGCTCCGACAATAACTATGTTGACTTCCGGGTCGACCAGAGCGAATTGACACAATCAACGTTTCTGCGAATTACTGATTATTCAACAACAACTGACGAAGAGGAACTACAGGATCTCTGGGATGGCTTGATGTATAAACTTAAAGAAATCGTAGGAAGTTAA
- a CDS encoding helix-turn-helix domain-containing protein, protein MIHYDTIKKYADRFNNRTQHPLISLVDFNQSKPLLREKFTLSFYAIIIKETNCGDLRYGNQYYDYAEGTMVFFGPGQIITNEPENEPHQPYGKALVFHPDLIKGTSLGKQIHDYSFFSYQSHEALHLSDKEKAVVTTCFDNITSEVSQNIDRHSKQLIVANLELLLKYCLRFYDRQFITREHANHGILEQFEAKLNEYLFGEKLSTEGVPTVAYFAQVLNLSPNYFGDLIKKETGKSALEFIQLHLIDLAKERLFDTSKSVSRIAYELGFKYPQHFARFFKQKVGVSPIEYRGLN, encoded by the coding sequence ATGATCCACTACGATACGATCAAAAAATATGCGGATAGGTTCAACAATCGAACCCAGCATCCGCTCATCAGTCTGGTTGATTTTAATCAGTCGAAGCCCCTTCTCCGGGAGAAGTTTACGCTCAGCTTTTACGCCATTATCATCAAAGAGACGAATTGTGGTGATCTGCGGTATGGCAACCAGTATTATGATTATGCCGAAGGAACGATGGTTTTTTTTGGGCCTGGGCAGATCATAACCAATGAGCCGGAAAATGAACCCCATCAACCGTATGGGAAGGCCTTGGTCTTTCATCCCGACCTGATTAAAGGCACCAGTCTGGGTAAACAAATTCACGATTATTCATTTTTCAGTTACCAGTCTCATGAGGCTTTGCATCTTTCCGACAAAGAAAAAGCCGTCGTGACAACTTGCTTTGATAATATAACCAGCGAAGTCAGCCAAAACATTGATCGCCACAGTAAGCAGCTGATCGTGGCGAACCTGGAATTGCTCTTAAAGTACTGTCTGCGCTTCTATGATCGACAATTCATCACCCGGGAGCACGCGAATCACGGCATCCTGGAGCAGTTCGAAGCGAAACTAAACGAGTACTTATTCGGCGAAAAATTGAGTACAGAGGGCGTGCCCACCGTTGCCTACTTCGCCCAGGTGCTGAACCTTTCGCCCAATTACTTCGGCGATCTAATCAAGAAGGAAACGGGGAAGTCGGCCCTGGAATTTATCCAACTGCATCTGATTGACCTGGCAAAAGAGCGGTTGTTCGACACCAGTAAATCGGTGAGCAGAATAGCCTATGAACTAGGGTTTAAGTACCCTCAACATTTTGCCCGGTTCTTCAAACAAAAAGTGGGGGTTTCGCCGATTGAGTATCGAGGTTTGAACTAA
- a CDS encoding NADPH-dependent F420 reductase — MSNTSNLKVAVIGLGTIGQVVATNLTKGNRSVILADRVLSKAKSLAEKLGSLAQSKTIEAALEDADIVVLTIWFSAIKELLNQYTSQLEGKIIIDPSNPITLDEKGGFVKVIDESESAGQINASFLPKGAKLAKAFGTLGAASLAKASGQSPDQAVLFYATDDQSINAAVEELIVDAGFEPLRVGALDQSIRLEVFGELHEFGALGKTVTLAEAKGKI, encoded by the coding sequence ATGTCAAATACTTCAAATTTAAAAGTCGCTGTGATCGGCTTAGGCACTATTGGCCAAGTCGTGGCCACCAATCTAACCAAGGGCAATCGGTCAGTTATTCTGGCCGACCGTGTGTTATCAAAAGCAAAAAGTCTCGCTGAAAAACTAGGAAGCTTGGCACAGTCTAAGACAATCGAAGCCGCCCTTGAAGATGCCGACATTGTTGTTTTGACCATTTGGTTTTCAGCCATCAAAGAGCTTTTAAATCAATATACTTCTCAGTTAGAGGGCAAAATTATTATCGATCCGTCCAACCCGATTACGCTGGACGAAAAGGGTGGTTTTGTTAAAGTCATTGACGAATCCGAATCCGCTGGTCAAATTAATGCCTCGTTTCTACCGAAAGGCGCTAAGCTGGCGAAAGCGTTCGGCACCCTGGGTGCGGCTTCACTGGCTAAGGCGTCGGGACAGAGCCCCGATCAAGCTGTTCTGTTCTATGCGACCGACGATCAGAGCATCAATGCGGCTGTTGAAGAACTGATTGTCGATGCTGGTTTTGAACCCCTGCGTGTCGGTGCGCTTGATCAATCCATTCGCTTAGAAGTGTTCGGCGAGCTACATGAATTTGGCGCATTAGGCAAAACGGTCACGTTAGCCGAGGCAAAAGGAAAAATTTAA
- a CDS encoding PAS domain-containing sensor histidine kinase, producing MNGDQKPLESIQNLSEQLDVQFALQATGLGIWEFDPSTKQVLWDDRCRQLFGLATDNKLPYEQAIQYVHPLDVDLVSQAVQQVLTGQSNGTYDQTYRTIGADDGQLRWVRFYGKAYFTPAGELYRFAGVAQEVTQQVMSQQQEVATRQQAQRQQRIYEAIASSTPDLMYVFDLSYRFTYANQALLTMWGKSWEDAIGKSLLENGYEPWHAQMHEREIDQVVATKQPIRGEVSFPHATLGTRIYDYVFAPVFNDKGEVEAIAGTTRDITEMKQAEETVRESETNNRLLFEAMQEGYTVCEAIRDGSQTLINYRFQQVNPAFSQLTGLDAAQTLGRTAWEVLPGLDPKWYAFYQQVLDTRQPMRAEEYIPLLNEWYELTAFWFAGDQFAVLFDRITERKRQELNLAFLAQVSQELVGLTDIDETITSLGAKIGQHFGLSRCLFVEIDEAQQVCWVSYGWGREGAVAIPGKHRIADFISPQFQQASRAGETVVIDDVFADPRTDGEQYAAFQIGAMVTVPLLREGEWYFLLGFYDTQPRHWREDELALMRELTMRIWTRVERARAEAALKESEQRFRLLADALPQAIWVTDPAGNTEFMNKWWADYSGIDYEPNTAWQVAATSVHPEDAPQLTATFQQAIQSEKGFALEQRNRSASGEYRWFLNVGVPYRDPKTGQITKWVGMGIDIDERKRAQQALADSENRYRSLAADLEQRVAERTQALQQVNQDLTRSNANLQQFAYAASHDLQEPLRKIQSFSALLADQLDDQLTESSRSYLQRITAAGSRMSMLIKDLLAYSRIATRQQTFGPVSLNAIVKGVLSTLDWEIQQAQAQIQVDDLPVVNGDESQLGQLFQNLLTNAIKFVGPKQLPLIHIQYVQCSPSDLPGDVRPGIKAPFYHQINVVDQGVGFDEKFRDRIFQVFQRLHGKNEYPGSGVGLAICLRVVENHGGGITAISEPGHGATFCVYLPAYV from the coding sequence ATGAACGGTGATCAAAAACCACTTGAGTCGATTCAGAATTTATCCGAACAACTTGATGTCCAGTTTGCTTTACAGGCCACCGGGCTTGGTATCTGGGAATTTGACCCCTCCACTAAGCAAGTACTATGGGACGACCGATGCCGACAGCTATTTGGGCTGGCCACCGACAATAAGCTACCCTACGAACAGGCCATCCAATATGTCCATCCACTAGATGTAGACCTCGTCAGTCAGGCTGTCCAGCAAGTATTAACAGGCCAGTCAAACGGAACCTACGATCAAACTTACCGCACCATCGGGGCCGATGATGGCCAGCTGCGATGGGTACGCTTCTATGGCAAGGCTTATTTTACCCCGGCCGGTGAGCTGTACCGCTTTGCGGGGGTGGCCCAGGAGGTCACCCAGCAGGTAATGAGCCAGCAACAGGAAGTGGCCACCCGCCAGCAGGCTCAACGCCAGCAGCGGATCTACGAAGCCATTGCCAGCAGCACCCCGGATCTGATGTATGTGTTTGATCTTTCCTACCGATTTACCTATGCCAATCAGGCGCTGCTGACTATGTGGGGCAAAAGCTGGGAGGACGCCATCGGCAAAAGCTTGTTGGAGAATGGCTATGAGCCCTGGCATGCTCAAATGCACGAGCGGGAAATCGATCAGGTGGTGGCCACTAAACAACCGATCCGGGGCGAAGTGTCGTTTCCTCACGCTACCTTAGGTACACGAATTTATGACTATGTGTTTGCCCCTGTTTTTAACGACAAGGGGGAGGTGGAGGCAATAGCCGGTACAACTCGTGACATCACCGAGATGAAGCAGGCCGAAGAGACGGTACGGGAGTCGGAGACTAACAACCGCCTGCTGTTTGAGGCCATGCAGGAGGGCTACACCGTTTGTGAGGCCATTCGCGATGGCAGCCAAACGTTGATCAATTACCGCTTCCAGCAGGTCAACCCGGCCTTTAGTCAGCTCACGGGACTGGATGCCGCGCAAACTCTGGGCCGAACGGCCTGGGAGGTGTTGCCCGGCCTCGATCCTAAGTGGTATGCCTTCTATCAGCAGGTCCTGGATACCCGCCAGCCGATGCGGGCCGAGGAGTATATTCCCCTGCTCAATGAGTGGTACGAGCTGACCGCATTCTGGTTTGCGGGTGACCAATTTGCCGTGCTGTTTGATCGAATCACCGAGCGTAAACGGCAAGAGCTGAACCTGGCCTTTTTAGCCCAGGTCAGTCAGGAGCTGGTCGGACTAACGGACATTGACGAGACGATCACCTCGCTGGGAGCCAAGATTGGCCAGCATTTCGGCTTGTCGCGGTGTCTGTTTGTTGAGATTGATGAGGCCCAGCAGGTCTGCTGGGTCAGCTACGGCTGGGGACGGGAAGGTGCTGTGGCCATTCCGGGCAAACACCGGATTGCCGACTTCATCAGTCCCCAGTTTCAGCAGGCCTCGCGGGCGGGGGAAACGGTCGTGATTGACGACGTATTTGCTGACCCCCGTACGGATGGTGAGCAGTATGCCGCCTTTCAGATTGGGGCGATGGTAACCGTGCCGTTGCTGCGGGAGGGCGAATGGTATTTCCTGTTGGGCTTCTATGACACCCAGCCGCGTCATTGGCGGGAAGACGAGCTGGCGCTGATGCGGGAGTTGACCATGCGCATCTGGACGCGCGTGGAGCGGGCCCGGGCCGAAGCCGCCCTGAAGGAAAGTGAACAACGCTTCCGCCTGTTGGCTGATGCCTTGCCGCAGGCCATCTGGGTGACCGATCCGGCGGGGAATACCGAGTTTATGAACAAGTGGTGGGCCGACTACAGCGGCATTGACTATGAACCCAATACAGCCTGGCAAGTGGCGGCCACGAGTGTACATCCCGAGGACGCCCCCCAGCTGACGGCTACCTTCCAGCAGGCCATACAATCAGAGAAAGGCTTTGCCCTTGAGCAGCGTAACCGGTCAGCTTCGGGGGAATACCGCTGGTTTTTAAACGTAGGTGTACCCTACCGCGATCCGAAAACGGGTCAAATCACCAAATGGGTTGGTATGGGTATCGACATTGATGAGCGCAAGCGGGCGCAGCAGGCCCTGGCCGACAGTGAGAACCGATACCGAAGTTTAGCCGCTGACTTAGAACAGCGCGTGGCGGAGCGGACACAGGCGCTACAACAAGTCAATCAAGATCTAACCCGCTCGAATGCCAATTTACAACAATTTGCCTATGCCGCCAGCCATGACTTGCAGGAGCCCTTACGCAAGATACAGTCGTTTAGTGCCCTGTTGGCCGATCAACTGGATGATCAGTTAACCGAGTCAAGCCGTAGTTACTTGCAACGCATCACGGCCGCTGGTTCTCGGATGTCGATGCTCATTAAAGACTTGTTAGCTTATTCACGCATAGCAACCCGTCAGCAGACGTTTGGCCCTGTTTCGTTGAATGCCATTGTGAAGGGGGTGCTCTCTACACTGGATTGGGAGATCCAGCAAGCCCAGGCTCAGATTCAGGTTGATGACTTGCCCGTTGTCAATGGAGATGAATCGCAGTTAGGCCAACTGTTTCAAAACTTATTGACCAACGCCATAAAGTTTGTGGGACCGAAGCAGCTTCCCCTTATTCACATTCAGTATGTTCAGTGCTCGCCGAGTGATTTGCCGGGTGATGTACGGCCGGGAATAAAAGCCCCGTTTTATCATCAGATCAACGTGGTGGATCAGGGGGTAGGCTTTGATGAAAAGTTTCGGGATCGCATCTTTCAAGTTTTTCAGCGATTACATGGCAAGAACGAGTATCCGGGTAGTGGGGTTGGGCTGGCGATTTGCCTGCGGGTAGTGGAAAACCATGGCGGTGGTATCACGGCTATCAGTGAGCCGGGGCATGGGGCTACTTTCTGCGTGTATTTACCCGCTTACGTTTGA